From Megalobrama amblycephala isolate DHTTF-2021 linkage group LG8, ASM1881202v1, whole genome shotgun sequence, the proteins below share one genomic window:
- the LOC125273543 gene encoding potassium voltage-gated channel subfamily A member 2, whose product MTVATGDPSDEAAAHPGLPQDYDPGTEQDCCERVVINISGLRFETQLKTLSQFPETLLGDPKKRMRYFDPLRNEYFFDRNRPSFDAILYYYQSGGRLRRPVNVTLDVFSEEIRFYELGEEAIEIFREDEGFIKEEERPLPENEFQKQVWLLFEYPESSGPARIIAIISVMVILISIVSFCLETLPIFRSDEEEMHKVPTNVNTTTIYTSNYFTDPFFILETLCIIWFSFEFLVRFFACPSKASFFVNIMNMIDVVAIIPYFITLGTELAEKAEDGQQGQQAMSLAILRVIRLVRVFRIFKLSRHSKGLQILGQTLKASMRELGLLIFFLFIGVILFSSAVYFAEADEPESQFYSIPDAFWWAVVSMTTVGYGDMVPTTIGGKIVGSLCAIAGVLTIALPVPVIVSNFNYFYHRETEGEEQAQYLQVSVPKADSQEELKGSRSGSTISKSDYIEIQEGVNNSNEDFQEENLKTANCTLANTNYVNIKKMLTDV is encoded by the coding sequence ATGACTGTGGCCACGGGCGACCCCTCAGATGAGGCGGCAGCACACCCTGGTCTTCCTCAGGACTATGACCCCGGAACAGAGCAGGACTGCTGTGAGCGAGTGGTCATCAACATCTCGGGTCTGCGTTTCGAAACGCAGCTTAAGACCCTCTCGCAATTCCCCGAAACATTACTGGGGGACCCCAAGAAGCGCATGAGGTACTTTGACCCCCTAAGGAACGAGTATTTTTTTGATAGAAACCGCCCAAGCTTTGACGCCATCCTCTATTATTATCAATCGGGCGGAAGGTTGCGGCGACCCGTCAACGTCACTTTGGACGTGTTCTCGGAGGAGATCCGTTTTTACGAGCTCGGAGAAGAAGCGATTGAGATATTCAGGGAGGACGAGGGTTTTATCAAGGAGGAGGAGAGACCGTTGCCTGAAAATGAGTTTCAGAAGCAGGTCTGGTTGCTGTTCGAGTATCCAGAAAGTTCTGGGCCAGCCAGGATTATAGCTATAATATCAGTCATGGTCATCCTCATCTCCATTGTCAGCTTCTGCCTGGAAACCTTGCCCATCTTCCGCAGCGATGAGGAGGAGATGCACAAAGTCCCCACTAACGTCAACACCACAACCATTTACACATCCAACTACTTCACAGACCCTTTCTTTATTCTAGAGACGCTTTGCATCATCTGGTTCTCCTTCGAGTTCTTGGTGCGGTTCTTTGCCTGTCCTAGTAAAGCCAGCTTCTTTGTGAACATAATGAACATGATTGACGTGGTAGCCATCATTCCTTACTTCATTACGCTGGGAACGGAGCTGGCGGAGAAAGCAGAGGATGGGCAGCAAGGCCAACAAGCCATGtctcttgcaattctgagggtCATAAGACTCGTACGAGTCTTCAGAATCTTCAAACTTTCCCGCCACTCAAAGGGACTTCAGATTCTTGGCCAAACCCTCAAAGCCAGCATGAGAGAATTAGGTCTACTCATCTTCTTCCTCTTCATCGGAGTCATCCTCTTTTCTAGCGCCGTCTACTTCGCAGAGGCAGACGAACCCGAGTCGCAGTTCTATAGCATCCCGGATGCCTTCTGGTGGGCTGTGGTTTCAATGACAACCGTTGGTTATGGAGATATGGTGCCCACAACCATTGGAGGAAAAATCGTCGGATCCCTCTGTGCCATCGCTGGCGTCTTGACCATTGCCCTTCCCGTGCCCGTCATCGTCTCAAACTTCAACTACTTCTACCATCGAGAAACAGAAGGCGAAGAGCAGGCGCAGTATCTCCAGGTTAGCGTCCCCAAAGCTGATTCCCAAGAAGAGCTGAAGGGAAGTCGAAGTGGATCCACCATCAGCAAGTCCGACTACATTGAGATCCAAGAAGGCGTCAACAACAGCAATGAGGACTTTCAGGAAGAGAACCTCAAGACAGCCAATTGCACTTTAGCCAATACAAATTATGTTAATATCAAAAAAATGCTGACAGATGTGTAG